From a region of the Butyrivibrio sp. AE3004 genome:
- a CDS encoding flavodoxin family protein has translation MAKKVLGLSFGRKLSNTDIMVKTALMECEKEGLEVKFFRVDEMDIKPCTGCISCVVGMTTGRGKGGCPLKDDFHILDEALMESDAVIIGTPTYECSPTGRFKTVCDRLGPSHDITFRKATYDEGKAAGKSDDELPDVRSFKKRVGAFISVGGAMTKNWLAFTLPTMYQMTMSGGIDVIDAHEYFGAMACEHVLGNEPEMERSRQMGRNIVEALKAQDEGDEVKRMKWRGDEQGICPVCHMNMLTVSPDRKSIECPVCGIAGTFKIGPDGELDVNFSEEEQNRSRLRWAGKLEHSTEIKTRAVAPGQIPNLKELKQPYIGYAE, from the coding sequence ATGGCAAAAAAAGTTTTAGGGCTTTCATTTGGAAGAAAGCTTAGCAATACAGATATTATGGTAAAGACAGCACTCATGGAGTGTGAAAAAGAAGGTCTGGAAGTAAAGTTTTTCAGAGTTGATGAAATGGATATCAAACCCTGCACAGGATGCATTTCATGTGTTGTAGGAATGACAACAGGCAGAGGAAAGGGTGGATGCCCTCTTAAGGATGATTTCCATATTCTTGATGAAGCACTTATGGAAAGCGATGCGGTTATTATAGGAACACCTACTTATGAGTGTTCACCTACCGGAAGATTTAAGACGGTATGTGACAGACTCGGTCCTTCACATGATATAACCTTCCGTAAGGCTACATACGATGAAGGAAAGGCAGCAGGTAAGAGTGATGACGAGCTTCCGGATGTAAGAAGCTTTAAAAAGAGAGTCGGTGCTTTTATATCTGTAGGCGGTGCAATGACAAAGAACTGGCTTGCATTCACTCTTCCCACAATGTATCAGATGACTATGTCAGGCGGTATTGATGTAATCGATGCTCACGAATATTTCGGTGCAATGGCATGCGAACATGTTCTTGGTAATGAGCCTGAGATGGAGAGATCAAGACAGATGGGTAGAAACATTGTTGAGGCTCTCAAGGCACAGGATGAAGGTGATGAAGTTAAACGCATGAAGTGGCGCGGAGATGAGCAGGGAATCTGCCCTGTATGCCATATGAACATGCTTACGGTTTCACCTGACAGAAAATCCATTGAATGTCCTGTATGCGGAATTGCAGGAACATTTAAGATCGGACCTGACGGAGAACTTGATGTTAATTTCTCTGAGGAAGAACAGAACAGATCAAGACTTCGCTGGGCAGGAAAACTTGAGCACTCTACAGAGATTAAAACCCGTGCTGTAGCACCCGGTCAGATCCCTAATCTTAAGGAACTTAAACAACCCTATATCGGATACGCTGAATAA
- a CDS encoding histidine phosphatase family protein yields the protein MKLYILRHGTTNWNNKHLIQGQTDIPLDEFGKLMAAETGKGLKDKGITFDLVYSSPLIRSYETAQIILSELCSKTSSTDIIKDDRLKELHFGFMDGGKVEDMQADANSPFRYFKSAPDKYEEEVKLWRSQNLLDNDQASRESVSTALKNPELLSELYSRAKEFLVQVIEPFAAGSGEASGKSILISVHGALSKALLMHIAGESDLAKFWGEGLLPNCGISVVSLKIENGKRVYHIDDPAAIFYDQSLLNKAPKLL from the coding sequence ATGAAATTATATATTCTCAGACACGGAACAACCAACTGGAATAATAAGCACCTTATACAGGGACAGACTGATATTCCCCTTGATGAATTTGGAAAGCTTATGGCTGCAGAAACAGGAAAAGGTTTAAAGGACAAGGGGATTACCTTTGACCTTGTATATTCGAGCCCGCTCATAAGGTCATATGAAACAGCACAGATAATCCTTTCGGAGCTTTGCTCAAAAACCAGCAGTACTGACATAATAAAGGATGACCGTCTGAAGGAATTACATTTTGGTTTCATGGATGGTGGTAAGGTTGAAGACATGCAGGCGGATGCTAATTCCCCTTTCAGATACTTTAAGTCGGCCCCTGATAAGTATGAAGAAGAAGTAAAGCTGTGGAGAAGCCAAAACCTCCTGGATAATGATCAGGCTTCCCGAGAGTCAGTTTCAACTGCCCTCAAAAACCCTGAACTTCTTAGTGAGCTATATAGCAGAGCGAAGGAATTTCTTGTTCAGGTTATTGAACCCTTTGCTGCAGGTTCAGGAGAAGCTTCCGGCAAAAGCATACTGATCAGTGTTCACGGGGCTCTCAGCAAGGCACTTCTTATGCATATTGCAGGCGAATCCGATCTTGCAAAATTCTGGGGAGAGGGACTTCTTCCCAATTGCGGAATTTCAGTTGTATCGCTAAAAATAGAAAACGGAAAAAGGGTTTATCACATAGATGATCCTGCTGCCATTTTTTATGACCAAAGCCTTCTGAACAAGGCTCCAAAGCTTCTTTGA
- a CDS encoding sugar phosphate isomerase/epimerase family protein codes for MSKIKMAVSLYSLQDEYLNHRMNLSEIMSYVKENGAEGIEILPDQMLKGAPHVSDETVSEFKSLLTKNDLKPVCADVFLNTNLYKNRSLTRKESIDLLIEEIKQANSLGIHLIRLVSMVPYWVIRPLIPYCEQYDVTIALEVHAGMAFDIPQTREFIEEMKKVNSPYVGLVIDTGIFCRRLPRVVRAYEGSIGTSESVFDYIDELFKNGTDLHQDLIKNNGFSEGFKAAMKSEHDKMSAPLLDGYENYDYSVLDEYLPYIKHFHFKMWEMTQEGPEFSIDFKGLLQYLHEKDYDGYVACEYEGNRFTLAGQPMQEKQQVKMFLNYIGGCLKEIQG; via the coding sequence ATGTCTAAGATAAAAATGGCTGTGAGCCTTTACAGCTTACAGGATGAATACTTAAACCACAGGATGAATCTTTCAGAGATAATGTCCTATGTTAAAGAAAACGGAGCAGAGGGTATAGAGATACTTCCTGATCAGATGCTTAAGGGTGCGCCGCACGTATCTGATGAGACAGTATCTGAGTTTAAGAGTCTTCTTACAAAAAATGATCTTAAACCGGTTTGTGCGGATGTTTTCCTTAATACAAATCTTTATAAAAACAGAAGTCTTACCAGAAAGGAAAGTATTGATCTTCTTATAGAGGAAATTAAGCAGGCAAACAGCCTTGGAATTCATCTTATACGACTTGTATCAATGGTTCCCTACTGGGTAATAAGACCGCTTATTCCATACTGCGAACAGTATGATGTGACAATTGCTCTTGAGGTTCATGCAGGAATGGCTTTTGATATTCCTCAGACAAGAGAATTTATCGAAGAAATGAAAAAGGTAAATTCACCCTATGTTGGCCTTGTAATTGACACAGGTATTTTCTGCAGAAGACTTCCAAGAGTCGTAAGAGCTTATGAAGGTTCAATCGGAACAAGCGAGAGCGTATTCGATTACATAGATGAGCTTTTCAAAAACGGAACAGACCTTCATCAGGATCTTATAAAGAACAACGGATTCTCAGAAGGCTTTAAGGCAGCAATGAAGAGTGAACATGACAAGATGTCAGCACCTCTTCTTGATGGATATGAAAACTATGATTATTCGGTTCTTGATGAATATCTTCCTTACATCAAGCACTTCCATTTCAAGATGTGGGAGATGACACAGGAAGGACCTGAGTTTTCTATCGATTTCAAGGGACTTCTTCAGTATCTTCATGAAAAGGATTACGACGGATATGTTGCCTGTGAATATGAGGGAAACCGCTTCACACTGGCAGGACAGCCTATGCAGGAAAAACAGCAGGTTAAGATGTTCCTGAATTATATCGGCGGATGTCTTAAAGAGATTCAGGGATAA
- a CDS encoding CotH kinase family protein codes for MSGNKNINKICVIITVIAVLVTALFMNGKALGIAADDSVSLGYEDKIFDDSYVHTIDIEIDDFDSFIETATSEEYSVSNVTIDGETIKNVGIRCKGNTSLTTVSQLDSDRYSFKIEFDCFESSGNYYGLDKLCLNNLIQDYTMMKDYITYKLMNEFGVDSPLVSYCFITVNGEDWGLYLAVEAVEDSFLERNYGSNYGELYKPDTMSMGGGRGNGGDFDMKNVDFEKMGMDNPFEKKSDKNDSDDSVKDGDTGGDDNTINNKDDTDSETNTPQTKSESAENEDEKSSGEMPGFSGEAPDFQGTFPGGNSDGNNEFPSGGPGGFAGGAPFGMGSDDAKLKYTDDDIDSYSAIFDSAKTKIKKSDKKRLISSIKALNEGIENSDSELIESAVDVEKLMRYMVVHNFVVNGDSYTGSMIHNFYLYEEDGLMSMIPWDYNLAFGTFQGQDATGIINDPIDTPQSITENDTDRPMFDWIISTEEYTEEYHEYFKEFIDKFYTSGYLSELINNTYEMLYDYVDKDPTKFCTIEEFEKAVQTISEFVNLRCESIQGQLDGTIPSTDSGQKEDSSNLIDASSLTLTDMGSMGGGGGPSGGGPSGGGPSVPSNDESSGSGTSDTGLSDGETSGDVPTENDSVVSTSADDSATDKAAGDNSFPGGDNPFEGNGNFQGGDNPFGGAGGPPDNNPFGDGGLPGNDSSVNTTDYVYAGISAAAMLLAILFAVCFKRRKLPRKSKN; via the coding sequence ATGTCTGGTAACAAAAACATAAATAAAATATGCGTTATCATAACTGTGATTGCCGTTCTTGTTACTGCGCTTTTTATGAACGGAAAAGCCCTTGGAATTGCTGCCGATGATTCGGTTTCCCTGGGGTACGAGGACAAGATCTTTGATGACAGTTATGTTCATACTATAGATATTGAAATAGATGATTTCGACAGCTTTATAGAAACTGCAACCTCTGAGGAATACAGCGTTTCAAATGTGACTATAGATGGTGAGACGATTAAAAATGTCGGGATCAGATGTAAAGGAAATACTTCACTTACCACAGTTTCACAGCTGGACAGTGACCGCTACAGCTTTAAGATTGAGTTTGACTGCTTTGAGTCATCGGGAAACTATTACGGGCTTGATAAGCTTTGCCTGAACAACCTCATCCAGGATTACACCATGATGAAGGATTATATTACCTACAAGCTTATGAACGAATTCGGAGTTGATTCACCGCTCGTAAGCTATTGCTTTATCACGGTAAACGGCGAGGACTGGGGATTATACCTGGCGGTAGAAGCAGTAGAGGATTCATTCCTTGAAAGAAATTACGGATCAAACTACGGAGAACTGTATAAACCCGATACAATGTCAATGGGCGGCGGACGAGGAAACGGCGGCGATTTTGACATGAAGAATGTTGATTTTGAAAAAATGGGAATGGACAATCCCTTTGAGAAAAAGAGTGATAAAAATGATTCGGATGACAGTGTAAAAGATGGTGATACAGGGGGAGATGATAATACCATAAATAATAAAGACGATACTGATTCCGAAACAAATACTCCTCAGACGAAATCAGAATCTGCGGAAAATGAAGACGAGAAGTCGTCAGGGGAAATGCCGGGTTTCTCAGGAGAAGCTCCGGATTTCCAGGGTACATTCCCCGGTGGAAATTCTGATGGAAATAATGAATTTCCCAGTGGTGGGCCTGGTGGATTCGCCGGTGGGGCACCATTTGGAATGGGAAGTGACGATGCAAAATTAAAATATACTGATGATGATATAGACAGTTACTCGGCAATTTTTGACAGTGCAAAAACCAAGATCAAGAAATCAGATAAAAAGCGTCTCATAAGTTCAATAAAGGCACTTAATGAGGGCATTGAAAATTCTGATTCGGAACTAATAGAAAGCGCTGTCGATGTGGAAAAACTCATGCGCTATATGGTAGTTCATAATTTTGTGGTAAACGGAGACAGCTACACAGGAAGCATGATCCACAACTTTTATCTTTATGAGGAAGACGGACTTATGTCCATGATTCCCTGGGATTATAATCTTGCATTCGGAACCTTCCAGGGTCAGGATGCGACAGGCATTATAAACGATCCCATTGATACACCTCAGTCAATCACAGAGAATGATACAGACAGACCAATGTTTGACTGGATCATATCAACAGAAGAATATACTGAGGAATATCATGAATATTTCAAGGAATTTATTGATAAGTTCTATACAAGCGGATATCTTTCAGAGCTTATAAATAACACCTATGAGATGCTCTATGACTACGTGGATAAAGATCCGACAAAGTTCTGCACAATAGAAGAATTTGAAAAAGCTGTTCAGACAATAAGCGAGTTTGTAAATCTTAGATGTGAGAGCATACAGGGACAGCTTGACGGAACAATTCCCTCAACGGATTCAGGGCAGAAAGAGGATTCTTCAAATCTCATAGATGCCTCCTCATTAACACTTACCGATATGGGCTCCATGGGAGGAGGTGGCGGACCGTCAGGCGGTGGTCCATCAGGCGGCGGACCGTCAGTTCCATCAAATGACGAATCTTCAGGCAGCGGTACCTCAGACACCGGACTTTCAGATGGAGAAACCTCAGGTGATGTTCCTACAGAAAATGATTCTGTAGTTAGTACATCTGCAGATGATTCTGCTACAGATAAAGCTGCAGGCGACAATTCTTTTCCCGGAGGAGATAACCCATTTGAAGGAAATGGGAACTTTCAAGGAGGAGATAATCCCTTTGGCGGAGCAGGCGGACCGCCGGATAATAATCCTTTCGGGGATGGTGGTTTACCGGGGAATGATTCGTCAGTGAACACGACGGATTATGTTTATGCCGGTATAAGTGCAGCTGCCATGCTGCTTGCTATTTTGTTTGCTGTATGTTTTAAGAGAAGAAAATTACCTCGTAAAAGCAAAAACTGA
- a CDS encoding ABC transporter substrate-binding protein: MKKKILVAILSGAMIFSMTGCARTAGGNQTAEAPAEEKAEEAQTEEAGEATEAESTEEKAEEATEENAEETTEAAEASDDQTEKPEEGKTFHVGVIQLVEHPALDAATKGFEEGLEEALSADGYSVEFDYQNAQGEQANCATIATKFVNDKDDLIMANATPALQAVAAATGDIPVIGTSITDYKSAGVIKDNNAPGTNVTGASDLAPVDEQIALLQKLVPDAKQVGILYCSSEANSKFQVDLAEAALDAAGIAYKEYTVADSNEIQSVVTNAISNCDCLYIPTDNTIADNMSIVKNAAWPEKLPVICGEENMCKNGGLATLSISYYDLGVTAGKQAYEILVNGKNPAEMPIEFVSEGITNEYNPETAAAIEFDESLLDGLVAIEMGE, from the coding sequence ATGAAAAAGAAGATTCTTGTCGCAATTCTCAGCGGCGCTATGATTTTCAGCATGACAGGTTGTGCCCGTACAGCAGGCGGAAACCAGACAGCAGAGGCTCCTGCAGAGGAGAAGGCTGAGGAAGCTCAGACTGAAGAAGCTGGTGAAGCTACAGAAGCTGAAAGCACAGAGGAAAAAGCAGAAGAGGCCACAGAGGAGAATGCTGAAGAAACAACAGAGGCAGCAGAAGCTTCCGACGACCAAACAGAGAAGCCTGAAGAAGGTAAGACTTTCCACGTTGGTGTTATTCAGCTTGTTGAGCATCCTGCACTTGACGCTGCAACAAAGGGCTTTGAGGAAGGACTTGAGGAAGCACTGTCAGCTGACGGTTATTCAGTAGAGTTCGATTATCAGAACGCTCAGGGTGAGCAGGCTAACTGCGCAACAATCGCAACAAAATTTGTTAATGACAAGGACGATCTTATCATGGCTAATGCAACACCCGCACTTCAGGCAGTTGCAGCAGCTACAGGAGATATCCCGGTAATCGGAACATCAATCACAGACTACAAGTCAGCAGGCGTTATTAAAGACAACAATGCACCGGGCACTAATGTAACAGGTGCTTCAGACCTTGCTCCCGTTGATGAGCAGATCGCTCTTCTTCAGAAGCTTGTTCCCGATGCTAAGCAGGTTGGTATTCTTTACTGCTCATCAGAAGCAAACTCCAAGTTCCAGGTAGATCTTGCTGAGGCAGCACTTGATGCAGCAGGCATCGCATATAAGGAATACACAGTTGCTGATTCAAACGAAATCCAGTCAGTTGTAACAAATGCTATTTCCAATTGTGATTGCCTGTATATTCCTACAGACAACACTATCGCAGATAACATGTCTATCGTTAAGAATGCTGCATGGCCTGAAAAGCTTCCCGTAATCTGCGGTGAAGAGAACATGTGCAAAAACGGTGGTCTTGCTACACTTTCAATCAGCTACTACGATCTTGGTGTAACAGCAGGTAAGCAGGCATACGAAATACTTGTTAACGGCAAGAACCCTGCAGAGATGCCTATCGAGTTCGTTTCAGAAGGTATTACAAATGAGTATAACCCTGAGACAGCAGCGGCTATTGAGTTTGATGAGAGCCTTCTTGATGGTCTTGTAGCTATCGAGATGGGTGAATAA
- a CDS encoding C-glycoside deglycosidase beta subunit domain-containing protein — protein MFDNNVFIEGSCKNFSEDGKVSGYEMTTNITYYRGIPLSMVEYIHVDVDGERASDEDIRISVDQNDWFSMKEAETVTTYKWEYGDPLYIRVLKDGGLSKGQHKVALTVATRTAYIPVPLEGIKEREVVID, from the coding sequence ATGTTTGATAATAATGTATTTATAGAAGGAAGCTGCAAAAACTTTTCAGAAGACGGAAAGGTAAGCGGTTATGAGATGACAACAAATATAACATACTACAGAGGAATTCCTCTTAGCATGGTAGAATATATTCATGTGGATGTTGACGGAGAAAGAGCTTCTGACGAGGATATCAGAATCAGTGTGGATCAAAATGACTGGTTTTCCATGAAGGAGGCAGAGACTGTTACCACCTACAAGTGGGAATACGGAGATCCGCTTTATATCAGAGTCCTTAAGGACGGCGGTCTCTCAAAGGGCCAGCACAAGGTAGCTCTTACGGTTGCAACACGTACGGCATACATTCCGGTTCCGCTCGAAGGAATAAAGGAACGCGAAGTGGTTATAGATTAA
- a CDS encoding ATP-dependent helicase, with protein sequence MQEILEGLNEAQNEAVTTTEGYVRVIAGAGSGKTRALSHRFAYLVNGLGIMPGHILCVTFTNKSANEMRQRIHRLTGDNDTGYINTFHGFCVSVLQEDSHAVSYPKSFLVLDNSDIDDMLKIIYEERGLSLRDMTFGKARDMFEVRKIFSEPEYYLDMITMSLETLKKKYDNATDVQDILFYGYLYQEKKCFGLDYNDLIKFSLYIFSQNEDIRLKWQKRLEYIMIDEFQDIDSLQYELMEVLAGFHKNLFIVGDPDQTIYTWRGANVKYLLDFDKNFPGVKTIMMNDNYRSTPQILKAVNSLIDTNKQRIKKELTPTLPDGESVLCHLAPNTSDEADWITGEILAMKGNGIPYRDMTVLYRAHYVTRTIEEGLLKEKIPYTIYSGVQFFGRMEIKDALCYLRMIVYRDDISFRRIANVPKRNLGKRRMSFLEQYAVENDCSLYEALRMNLDHEIMRGTKAGKFIDLIDRFSDNYEGLPVSEVLSKILNESGYEEMLRTEGAQERLDNLAELKQSVFEYETTCGEEVGLEDYLKHIALFTNADSDAGNEDKVRLMTVHAAKGLEFPYVFLCGMNEGIFPSRKIHTLEGMEEERRLAFVAMTRARKRLFITEAGGMNFEGIPRYPSRFILDIAPDLLEFTEKPDDSMLSAVRKYIENDSRHLKGAEKLNLLEPGTKVRHAILGEGTILEVDAVDNCYLVQFDNMETPRQIAFKIKLEKL encoded by the coding sequence ATGCAGGAAATACTTGAAGGATTAAATGAAGCACAGAATGAAGCGGTTACAACAACCGAAGGATACGTGCGTGTTATAGCTGGAGCAGGAAGCGGTAAGACAAGAGCATTGTCGCACCGCTTCGCTTATCTTGTAAACGGTCTTGGCATCATGCCCGGACATATTCTATGTGTCACGTTTACAAATAAATCCGCAAATGAGATGAGACAGCGGATACACAGGCTTACAGGTGACAATGATACCGGATATATCAATACCTTTCACGGATTTTGTGTATCTGTTCTGCAGGAGGATTCTCATGCGGTTTCTTACCCCAAGAGCTTTCTGGTACTTGATAATTCTGATATAGATGACATGCTGAAAATCATATACGAGGAGCGGGGACTCTCACTTCGGGATATGACCTTTGGCAAGGCGAGAGATATGTTCGAGGTCAGGAAGATTTTTTCCGAACCTGAATATTACCTTGATATGATAACGATGTCGCTTGAGACACTGAAGAAAAAATACGATAATGCGACAGATGTTCAGGATATTCTTTTTTATGGTTATCTGTATCAGGAAAAAAAGTGCTTTGGACTTGATTACAACGACCTCATAAAATTTTCCCTTTATATTTTCAGTCAGAACGAGGATATCAGACTAAAGTGGCAAAAACGCCTCGAATACATAATGATCGATGAGTTTCAGGACATAGACAGTCTCCAGTACGAACTCATGGAGGTGCTTGCGGGTTTTCATAAAAATCTCTTCATAGTAGGAGATCCCGACCAGACCATCTATACCTGGAGAGGTGCAAACGTTAAGTATCTCCTGGACTTTGATAAGAATTTTCCTGGTGTGAAAACCATAATGATGAACGACAACTATCGTTCGACACCTCAGATTCTAAAAGCCGTAAATTCACTTATTGATACCAATAAGCAGAGAATCAAAAAGGAACTGACGCCTACACTGCCTGACGGGGAAAGTGTATTATGTCACCTTGCGCCGAATACTTCGGATGAAGCAGACTGGATAACAGGTGAAATACTTGCGATGAAAGGAAACGGAATCCCCTATAGGGATATGACTGTTCTTTACAGGGCTCATTATGTGACCCGCACCATCGAAGAAGGACTTTTAAAAGAGAAAATCCCCTACACTATTTATTCCGGAGTGCAGTTTTTTGGCAGGATGGAAATCAAGGATGCTCTGTGCTATCTTCGAATGATTGTCTATCGTGATGATATTTCTTTTAGAAGGATAGCGAATGTCCCAAAGAGAAATCTCGGAAAAAGACGTATGAGCTTTCTTGAACAGTATGCTGTCGAAAATGATTGCAGCCTGTATGAGGCTTTACGAATGAATTTGGACCATGAGATCATGAGAGGAACAAAGGCAGGAAAATTCATAGATCTGATAGACAGATTTTCCGATAACTATGAGGGACTTCCTGTTTCGGAAGTGCTTTCCAAAATACTAAATGAGAGCGGATACGAAGAGATGCTAAGGACCGAAGGAGCCCAGGAGAGACTGGACAATCTTGCAGAGCTTAAGCAGTCTGTTTTCGAATATGAAACTACCTGCGGCGAAGAGGTAGGACTTGAGGATTATCTTAAGCATATTGCGCTTTTTACAAATGCTGATTCAGATGCGGGTAACGAAGATAAGGTAAGACTTATGACTGTTCATGCAGCTAAAGGACTGGAGTTTCCATACGTATTTTTGTGCGGAATGAACGAGGGTATTTTTCCTTCACGTAAGATACACACTCTTGAAGGCATGGAGGAAGAGAGGAGACTTGCCTTTGTTGCCATGACGAGAGCAAGAAAGAGGCTGTTTATAACAGAAGCCGGTGGCATGAATTTTGAAGGCATTCCCAGATATCCCTCAAGATTTATTCTGGATATTGCCCCTGATCTACTTGAGTTTACAGAGAAACCGGATGATTCCATGCTGAGTGCTGTAAGAAAATATATAGAAAATGATTCGAGGCACTTAAAAGGCGCAGAGAAATTAAATCTCCTTGAGCCCGGAACAAAAGTAAGGCATGCGATACTGGGAGAAGGTACGATTCTTGAAGTTGATGCCGTGGACAACTGTTATCTTGTGCAGTTTGATAATATGGAGACTCCTAGGCAGATAGCCTTTAAGATAAAATTGGAAAAACTATAA
- a CDS encoding ABC transporter ATP-binding protein yields the protein MLEIKNLVKIFNKGTINERTALNGVNLTLNDGDFVTVIGGNGAGKSTILNAVAGVWPVDAGSIVLNGHDITKLPEYKRAKYIGRVFQDPMMGTAATMQIEENLALAARRGQSRGLKSGINAGERAQYKELLKSLDLGLEDRLTSKVGLLSGGQRQAVTLLMASLKKPDLLLLDEHTAALDPKTAKKVLEISENIIKEHNLTALMVTHNMKDAIAHGNRLIMMSEGKIIYDVSGEEKKNLKVSDLLQKFEEAGNDEVNDSMVLS from the coding sequence ATGTTAGAGATAAAGAACCTGGTAAAAATATTCAATAAAGGTACAATCAACGAGAGAACAGCCCTTAATGGTGTTAATCTCACACTGAATGACGGAGACTTCGTTACGGTTATAGGTGGTAACGGAGCCGGAAAATCAACAATTCTTAATGCAGTTGCAGGTGTATGGCCTGTGGATGCGGGAAGCATTGTTCTTAACGGACATGATATAACAAAGCTTCCGGAATATAAGAGAGCAAAATATATCGGTAGAGTTTTCCAGGATCCCATGATGGGAACAGCAGCTACCATGCAGATAGAAGAAAACCTTGCGCTTGCCGCAAGAAGAGGACAAAGCAGAGGGTTAAAGAGCGGGATTAACGCCGGCGAGAGAGCTCAGTATAAAGAACTTCTTAAGTCTCTTGATCTTGGACTTGAGGATCGCCTTACCAGTAAGGTAGGACTTCTCTCCGGTGGACAGAGACAGGCAGTAACACTTCTTATGGCATCACTGAAAAAACCCGATCTGCTCCTTCTGGACGAGCATACAGCTGCTCTTGATCCCAAGACAGCCAAGAAGGTGCTTGAGATTTCCGAAAACATCATCAAGGAGCACAACCTTACGGCTCTTATGGTTACTCATAACATGAAGGATGCTATTGCTCACGGCAACAGACTTATCATGATGAGTGAAGGAAAAATCATATATGATGTATCCGGCGAGGAAAAGAAAAACCTCAAGGTATCGGACCTCCTCCAGAAATTTGAGGAAGCCGGCAACGATGAGGTAAATGACTCAATGGTATTATCATAA
- a CDS encoding Hpt domain-containing protein has product MNDNKIEALNNWGADASSAVKRMLGDTDFYLNLIDMFLTNNDWEELSRLISEKKYKEAFVVSHRMKGSCADLSLTPLYNALCEVTDDLRNDVRPSLSYNYERAEKLHSSLKEAIK; this is encoded by the coding sequence ATGAATGATAACAAAATAGAAGCTCTGAATAATTGGGGCGCAGATGCATCCTCCGCCGTTAAAAGGATGCTTGGTGATACGGATTTTTACCTGAATCTGATAGACATGTTTCTGACAAATAATGACTGGGAAGAACTTTCTCGTCTTATCTCAGAAAAGAAATATAAGGAAGCCTTTGTGGTATCTCACAGAATGAAGGGATCATGTGCTGACTTATCTCTGACTCCTCTATACAATGCTTTATGTGAAGTAACTGATGATCTGAGAAATGACGTACGTCCGTCTTTATCCTACAATTATGAACGGGCTGAAAAACTTCATTCTTCCTTGAAAGAAGCAATTAAATAA
- a CDS encoding ABC transporter permease, translating into MVSLLHALPGSVAQGLIWGILAISVFLTFKVLDYADMTVDGSFCTGGATCVMMMLAGHNVYVALICSFIAGMCAGYITGLLHTMLKIPPILSGILTQLGLYSVNLAIMGKSNQAISVDQYALIVSLRFINYSILMSVIIVAIIIFLLYMFFGSEIGSAIRATGCNQNMARAQGINTGRCIRIGLIVSNGLTAFAGGLYAQYQGNADVNAGRGAIVIGLAAVIIGEVIFGSRLNFAVRMGVSVVGAIIYYIVIAVVLQLGLPSTYLKLLSAVLVAVFLGIPAIQGYLGIKVKQR; encoded by the coding sequence ATGGTTTCATTATTACATGCACTGCCCGGGTCTGTTGCCCAGGGACTTATTTGGGGAATTTTGGCAATCAGTGTATTTTTAACATTTAAGGTGCTTGATTATGCGGACATGACAGTTGACGGATCGTTTTGTACAGGTGGAGCAACCTGTGTAATGATGATGCTTGCAGGTCATAATGTATATGTGGCTCTTATCTGTTCATTTATTGCAGGAATGTGTGCCGGCTATATCACAGGCCTTCTGCATACAATGCTTAAGATACCGCCGATTTTGTCAGGTATACTTACTCAGCTTGGTTTGTATTCGGTTAACCTTGCTATTATGGGAAAATCCAACCAGGCTATAAGCGTTGACCAGTATGCTTTGATTGTCAGCCTTCGTTTTATTAATTACTCAATACTTATGAGTGTGATCATTGTGGCTATAATAATCTTCCTTCTGTACATGTTTTTCGGAAGCGAGATCGGATCTGCAATTCGTGCTACGGGTTGTAATCAGAACATGGCCAGAGCACAGGGCATTAACACCGGAAGATGCATAAGAATAGGTCTTATTGTCAGCAATGGTCTTACAGCTTTCGCAGGCGGACTTTACGCACAGTATCAGGGAAATGCTGATGTAAATGCCGGACGTGGCGCAATCGTAATCGGACTCGCCGCCGTAATAATCGGTGAGGTAATATTCGGTTCAAGACTTAATTTTGCAGTAAGAATGGGAGTATCGGTTGTAGGAGCAATCATTTATTACATCGTTATAGCAGTAGTTCTTCAGCTCGGACTTCCTTCAACATACCTCAAACTCTTAAGTGCGGTACTCGTTGCGGTATTCCTTGGAATCCCGGCTATTCAGGGATATCTCGGAATAAAAGTAAAGCAGAGATAA